From Myxococcus stipitatus, a single genomic window includes:
- a CDS encoding hybrid sensor histidine kinase/response regulator, whose protein sequence is MPLPHDVEDALSCLPQALARVGLDLGVQWCEQDFARKTGVALLPGGSLLDALEPGRGLDAVALAIREGRPHSGHVITRALHQVRVHVRPGSGPAEAPGAWLVVESAGVDDEGAFSLAVREIARAMGESLEVDSVCAAAVVALVRCPQVRRAEVYLCDEDGVELRRSAVSDLAGGESPEDAFDPEEDPFRQALAMRQAQLGIQRGYGDSLGSIFAVVPLCAPRRTVGLLLLYKEQGTSFSARELELWTAAANQLAVAVENARLLREAKAALQVREEFMSIASHELKTPLTPLKLGLYTMERKLALGQPVELSSVLKSKRQVDRLVSLVDDLLDASRLDMGRLALDLAPLEVGQLVAEVVDHFRAAFERPFTVDVPRERVWVRGDRDRLEQVLVNLLENAHKYSAAGEPITVRVERLAGEARIHVQDHGIGIPGADQSQVFQRFYRARNVSHRNFGGLGLGLFISHSIARLHGGALSLASAEGHGSTFTVSLPRMPAHEVKLLPRRVLLLDEDSAQEAQAERVLCSEGFEVLTARDGAEALRRATHLPVDLIVLSTTATHGQAGVFLETFATLPRARPVPILLAGDARPWWAQEESSLCTRPYVADELVARVRNVLTQERRRPAEPSPSSPGAEVALGGLSPRA, encoded by the coding sequence ATGCCTCTTCCCCACGATGTCGAAGATGCCCTCTCGTGCCTTCCCCAGGCCCTGGCGCGCGTGGGCCTGGACCTGGGTGTGCAGTGGTGCGAGCAGGACTTCGCCCGGAAGACGGGCGTGGCGCTGCTGCCGGGCGGAAGCCTGCTGGACGCGCTGGAGCCGGGCCGCGGCCTGGACGCCGTGGCGCTGGCCATCCGCGAGGGGCGCCCCCACTCCGGCCACGTCATCACCCGCGCGCTGCACCAGGTCCGCGTGCACGTGAGGCCGGGGAGCGGCCCGGCCGAGGCGCCCGGCGCGTGGCTGGTGGTGGAGTCCGCGGGGGTCGATGACGAGGGGGCCTTCTCGCTCGCGGTGCGCGAAATCGCCCGGGCCATGGGCGAGTCGCTGGAGGTGGACAGCGTGTGCGCGGCGGCGGTGGTGGCGCTGGTGCGCTGCCCCCAGGTGCGCCGCGCGGAGGTCTACCTGTGCGACGAGGACGGCGTGGAGCTGCGCCGCTCCGCGGTGTCGGACCTGGCCGGGGGCGAGTCCCCCGAGGACGCGTTCGACCCGGAGGAGGACCCGTTCCGCCAGGCGCTGGCGATGCGGCAGGCCCAGCTGGGCATCCAGCGCGGGTATGGGGATTCGCTGGGCTCCATCTTCGCGGTGGTGCCCCTGTGCGCGCCCCGCCGCACGGTGGGGCTGCTGCTGCTCTACAAGGAGCAGGGCACCTCGTTCTCCGCCCGGGAGCTGGAGCTGTGGACGGCGGCGGCCAATCAGCTGGCGGTGGCGGTGGAGAACGCGCGCCTCTTGCGCGAGGCGAAGGCGGCGCTCCAGGTGCGCGAGGAGTTCATGTCCATCGCCAGCCACGAGCTGAAGACGCCGCTGACGCCGCTCAAGCTGGGCCTGTACACCATGGAGCGCAAGCTGGCCCTGGGGCAGCCGGTGGAGCTGTCCTCGGTGCTCAAGTCCAAGCGCCAGGTGGACCGGCTGGTGAGCCTGGTCGACGACCTGCTGGACGCCTCGCGGCTGGACATGGGGCGGCTGGCGCTCGACCTGGCCCCGCTGGAGGTGGGGCAGCTGGTGGCGGAGGTGGTGGACCACTTCCGCGCCGCCTTCGAGCGCCCCTTCACCGTGGACGTGCCGCGCGAGCGCGTGTGGGTGCGGGGCGACAGGGACCGGCTGGAGCAGGTGCTGGTGAACCTGCTGGAGAACGCGCACAAGTACAGCGCCGCCGGCGAACCCATCACCGTGCGCGTGGAGCGGCTGGCGGGCGAGGCGCGCATCCACGTGCAGGACCACGGCATCGGCATCCCCGGCGCGGACCAGTCGCAGGTGTTCCAGCGCTTCTACCGGGCGCGCAACGTGTCGCACCGCAACTTCGGGGGGCTGGGGCTGGGGCTGTTCATCAGCCACTCCATCGCCCGGCTCCACGGCGGCGCGCTGTCCCTGGCGAGCGCGGAGGGGCACGGCAGCACCTTCACCGTGTCCCTGCCGCGCATGCCCGCGCACGAGGTGAAGCTGCTGCCCCGGCGCGTGCTGCTCCTGGACGAGGACTCCGCCCAGGAGGCCCAGGCCGAGCGCGTGCTGTGCTCGGAGGGCTTCGAGGTGCTCACGGCGCGCGACGGCGCGGAGGCGCTGCGCCGGGCCACGCACCTGCCGGTGGACCTCATCGTCCTGTCCACCACCGCCACGCATGGCCAGGCGGGCGTCTTCCTGGAGACGTTCGCCACGCTGCCCCGCGCGCGGCCGGTGCCCATCCTCCTGGCGGGCGACGCGCGGCCCTGGTGGGCCCAGGAGGAGTCGTCCCTGTGCACCCGCCCCTACGTCGCCGACGAGCTGGTGGCGCGGGTGCGCAACGTCCTCACCCAGGAGCGCCGCCGGCCCGCGGAGCCGTCGCCGTCCTCTCCGGGCGCGGAGGTCGCGCTCGGGGGGCTCAGCCCTCGCGCGTGA
- the queF gene encoding preQ(1) synthase: MPSQPSKDIQTFPNPAPERDYEIAFDCPEFTCLCPMTGQPDFARFKISYVPDQLCVELKSLKLYMWSYRNEGAFHEKVTNTIADDIIKAIQPRKLTVVGDFFVRGGIGTIVTVTHGKK; the protein is encoded by the coding sequence ATGCCTTCGCAGCCGTCCAAGGACATCCAGACCTTCCCGAACCCCGCCCCGGAGCGCGACTACGAGATCGCGTTCGACTGCCCGGAGTTCACCTGCCTGTGCCCCATGACGGGCCAGCCGGACTTCGCCCGCTTCAAGATTTCGTACGTCCCCGACCAGCTCTGCGTGGAGCTGAAGAGCCTCAAGCTCTACATGTGGTCGTACCGCAACGAGGGGGCCTTCCACGAGAAGGTCACCAACACCATCGCGGACGACATCATCAAGGCCATCCAGCCGCGCAAGCTCACCGTGGTGGGCGACTTCTTCGTGCGCGGTGGCATCGGCACCATCGTCACGGTGACGCACGGCAAGAAGTAG
- a CDS encoding serine/threonine-protein kinase: MAVVYRGLHEMIQREVAIKELLPEGKRDRETLSRFRRESLALAAFRHQNIVTLYDVVEKADSLFMVMELVDGPTLHTLIKEGPLPPDVTGVIAARIASALDHAHFRHIIHRDLKPANVMLTKSGDVKLMDFGIAKDAGLEALTQQGMAVGTPSYMSPEQVTGAPLDGRTDIFSLGVLLYEALSGARPFHGKTAGEVFAKIRDGKYTPLNKVAPNVPAPLVRIIQRAMEVKPEDRFPDAAAMRRELDVFLAQEVPVSHPGLLVAFLRHRQKLTETEAQQLLRPQDLDATFFDTPRPRSGGKLGWTLTLLLLASAAGTGLYFTQAQWMPLLQQLTR, encoded by the coding sequence ATGGCCGTGGTGTATCGCGGCCTCCACGAGATGATTCAGCGCGAGGTGGCCATCAAGGAGCTGCTCCCGGAGGGAAAGCGGGACCGGGAGACCTTGTCGCGCTTCCGCCGCGAATCGCTCGCGCTCGCCGCCTTCCGGCACCAGAACATCGTCACGCTCTATGACGTGGTGGAGAAGGCCGACAGCCTCTTCATGGTGATGGAGCTGGTGGACGGGCCGACCCTGCACACGCTCATCAAGGAAGGGCCGCTGCCGCCGGACGTCACGGGCGTCATCGCCGCGCGCATCGCCAGCGCGCTCGACCACGCGCACTTCCGTCACATCATCCACCGCGACCTCAAGCCCGCCAACGTCATGCTCACCAAGTCCGGTGACGTGAAGCTGATGGACTTCGGCATCGCGAAGGACGCGGGGCTGGAGGCGCTCACGCAGCAGGGCATGGCGGTGGGCACGCCCTCGTACATGTCCCCGGAGCAGGTGACGGGCGCGCCGCTGGACGGGCGCACGGACATCTTCTCGCTGGGCGTGCTGCTCTACGAGGCCCTCTCCGGCGCGCGCCCCTTCCACGGCAAGACGGCGGGCGAGGTCTTCGCGAAGATTCGCGACGGCAAGTACACGCCCCTCAACAAGGTGGCCCCCAACGTGCCCGCGCCCCTGGTGCGCATCATCCAGCGCGCCATGGAGGTGAAGCCGGAGGACCGCTTCCCGGACGCCGCGGCCATGCGCCGCGAGCTGGACGTGTTCCTGGCCCAGGAGGTCCCCGTCTCCCATCCGGGGCTGCTCGTCGCGTTCCTGCGCCACCGGCAGAAGCTCACGGAGACGGAGGCCCAGCAGCTGCTACGGCCGCAGGACCTGGACGCGACCTTCTTCGACACCCCGCGCCCCCGCTCCGGCGGGAAGCTGGGCTGGACCCTCACGCTGCTGCTGCTGGCATCGGCGGCGGGGACCGGCCTCTACTTCACGCAGGCGCAGTGGATGCCCCTGTTGCAACAGCTCACCCGCTAG
- a CDS encoding phospholipase D-like domain-containing protein, whose protein sequence is MRTEAAFVPQPMTGVPASLLPVAPGGVEECFLLDGGTEAYPRMLEAIARAREHIHLEVYTFEREGVGARFLDALVAAARRGVRVKVMVDGWGSVTTSRYLTQTLRAAGAKVRVFNPLTSLCLGRSWRNHRKILLVDDEVAFLGGINIGDAYAAHGDDPGWADLALELRGDICRQLGAKLTAGASFLRSGPVSVFLSGLGGGHRLRKQYLAAIDGAKEEVLLAHAYFLPDTGFVRALTRAARRGVKVVLLLAGRSDVIFARAATMRLYGTFLRAGVHIHEWTASTLHAKAAVVDGQHLLVGSFNLDPLSLVNLETLVEVREPGVAAQAALWLDKHVAQARHVVLDQCARSPLQRWLLDVVGLAVARFAERFASFIGRRRQRR, encoded by the coding sequence ATGCGCACCGAAGCCGCCTTCGTCCCACAGCCCATGACGGGTGTCCCCGCCTCGCTGCTCCCCGTCGCGCCGGGCGGCGTGGAGGAGTGCTTCCTGCTGGATGGCGGGACGGAGGCGTACCCGCGCATGCTGGAGGCCATCGCCCGGGCGCGGGAGCACATCCACCTGGAGGTCTACACCTTCGAGCGCGAGGGCGTGGGCGCGCGCTTCCTGGACGCGCTGGTGGCGGCGGCGCGGCGGGGCGTGCGGGTGAAGGTGATGGTGGATGGCTGGGGCAGCGTCACCACCAGCCGCTACCTGACGCAGACGCTGCGGGCGGCCGGGGCCAAGGTGCGCGTGTTCAACCCGCTCACCTCCCTGTGCCTGGGGCGCTCCTGGCGCAACCACCGTAAAATCCTCCTGGTCGACGACGAGGTCGCGTTCCTGGGGGGCATCAACATCGGCGACGCGTACGCGGCGCACGGGGACGACCCGGGGTGGGCGGACCTGGCGCTGGAGCTGCGGGGCGACATCTGCCGGCAGCTGGGGGCGAAGCTGACGGCGGGCGCGTCCTTCCTGAGGTCCGGCCCGGTGAGCGTCTTCCTGTCCGGCCTGGGGGGCGGGCACAGGCTGCGCAAGCAGTACCTGGCCGCCATCGACGGAGCGAAGGAGGAGGTGCTGCTGGCGCACGCGTACTTCCTGCCGGACACCGGCTTCGTCCGGGCGCTGACGCGGGCCGCGCGCCGGGGCGTGAAGGTGGTGCTGCTGCTGGCCGGGCGCAGCGACGTCATCTTCGCGCGCGCGGCGACGATGCGCCTGTACGGCACGTTCCTGCGCGCGGGCGTCCACATCCACGAGTGGACGGCGTCCACGCTGCACGCCAAGGCGGCGGTGGTGGACGGGCAGCACCTGCTGGTGGGCAGCTTCAACCTCGACCCGCTCTCGCTGGTGAACCTGGAGACGCTGGTGGAGGTGCGCGAGCCGGGCGTGGCGGCGCAGGCCGCGCTGTGGCTGGACAAGCACGTGGCGCAGGCGCGGCACGTGGTGCTGGACCAGTGCGCCCGCTCTCCGCTGCAGCGCTGGCTGCTGGACGTGGTGGGGCTGGCGGTGGCGCGCTTCGCGGAGCGCTTCGCCAGCTTCATCGGCCGGCGTCGCCAGCGGCGCTGA
- a CDS encoding Ppx/GppA phosphatase family protein — MPSHPLQPVLAAIDVGTNAVRLELARPDADGALETLHQERDPIRPGEGVFATGSMPEATAQRLLSTLRRYAALCRRHKAQVRAVATSALREARNSPDIVRRVQKEAGLNLEVVSGKEEARLICLGVLHRKPPGARSLLIDIGGGSTEVATAVGEKPDNLWSLGLGSVRLTEVFDASRVVSSKQLRIMRSFVSEVLSKTLPEKLPNVPRVALGSSGTINAVVSFASSESSGNATVRQLTQTVEALAAMPPDRRRKRFDPRRADIIVSGAVILEGVAKYLGVESVSVVNRGLRDGILVDLLYRQDAHHQDDHSLADAAIAMGQRFYFDEKHARQVARLSLTLFDDLAALHQLPLSVRPYLEVAALLHDIGHAVNYERHHKHTYYLVRHADLPGLADRERELVARIARYHRRSPPELTHSGMAGLTPGEARTVRKLATLLRVANALDHSHHQPIKGFKATRSRDGGIALHLQARQPVDLELWNAERELANFRRVFGKKLTLHLHQTGR, encoded by the coding sequence ATGCCCAGTCACCCCCTCCAGCCCGTACTCGCAGCCATCGACGTGGGGACCAACGCGGTTCGTCTGGAGCTCGCCCGGCCGGACGCCGACGGCGCGCTCGAGACGCTTCATCAGGAGCGCGACCCCATCCGCCCCGGCGAGGGCGTCTTCGCCACCGGGTCGATGCCGGAGGCCACGGCCCAGCGCCTGCTCTCCACCCTGCGCCGCTACGCCGCCCTCTGCCGCCGCCACAAGGCCCAGGTGCGCGCGGTGGCCACCAGCGCCCTGCGCGAGGCGCGCAACAGCCCGGACATCGTCCGCCGCGTGCAGAAGGAGGCCGGGCTCAACCTGGAGGTCGTCAGCGGCAAGGAGGAGGCCCGCCTCATCTGCCTGGGCGTGCTGCACAGGAAGCCCCCCGGGGCGCGCTCGCTGCTCATCGACATTGGCGGCGGGAGCACGGAGGTGGCCACCGCCGTGGGCGAGAAGCCCGACAACCTGTGGAGCCTGGGGCTGGGTTCGGTGCGGCTCACGGAGGTCTTCGACGCCTCCCGCGTCGTGTCCAGCAAGCAGCTGCGCATCATGCGCAGCTTCGTGTCGGAGGTGCTGAGCAAGACGCTGCCGGAGAAGCTGCCCAACGTGCCCCGGGTGGCGCTCGGGTCGTCCGGCACCATCAACGCGGTGGTGTCGTTCGCCTCCAGCGAGAGCAGCGGCAACGCCACCGTGCGGCAGCTGACGCAGACGGTGGAGGCCCTGGCGGCGATGCCTCCGGACCGGCGGCGCAAGCGCTTCGACCCCCGGCGCGCCGACATCATCGTCTCCGGCGCCGTCATCCTGGAGGGCGTGGCGAAGTACCTGGGCGTGGAGTCCGTCAGCGTGGTCAACCGCGGCCTGCGCGACGGCATCCTCGTGGACCTGCTGTACCGCCAGGACGCGCACCACCAGGACGACCACAGCCTCGCGGACGCCGCCATCGCCATGGGGCAGCGCTTCTACTTCGACGAGAAGCACGCGCGGCAGGTGGCCCGGCTGTCGCTGACGCTCTTCGACGACCTGGCGGCGCTGCACCAGCTGCCCCTGTCGGTGCGTCCGTACCTGGAGGTGGCCGCGCTGCTCCACGACATCGGCCACGCGGTCAACTACGAGCGCCACCACAAGCACACCTACTACCTGGTGCGCCACGCGGACCTGCCGGGCCTGGCCGACCGAGAGCGGGAGCTGGTGGCGCGCATCGCCCGCTACCATCGGCGCAGCCCGCCGGAGCTGACCCACTCCGGCATGGCGGGGCTGACGCCCGGAGAGGCCCGCACCGTGCGCAAGCTCGCCACCCTGCTTCGCGTGGCCAATGCGCTCGACCACAGCCACCACCAGCCCATCAAGGGCTTCAAGGCCACGCGCTCGCGCGACGGCGGCATCGCCCTGCACCTGCAGGCCCGCCAGCCCGTGGACCTGGAGCTGTGGAACGCCGAGCGCGAGCTGGCGAACTTCCGCCGCGTCTTCGGCAAGAAGCTCACCCTGCACCTGCATCAGACCGGCCGCTGA
- a CDS encoding NADP-dependent oxidoreductase produces the protein MSRSDAVNRRVVLAARPRGAPTPQDFRLEEVAIPKPGEGQVLLRTLYLSLDPYMRNVMNEVPPVYAPSVALGAPMVGGTVSRVVASRHPRLREGDLVLGGAGWQDYALSDGQELFPLGEMARPSMALGVLGMPGFTAYVAMADIGQPAAGETVVVAAATGPVGAVAGQLARLRGARVVGIAGGADKCRHAVEELGFDVCLDRKEPRFAERLAAACPKGIDVYFENVGGEVFEAVLPLLNVGARVPVVGLIAHYNDRTPPPGPNLLPSLMKSVLEKRIRVQGMVILDHYGDRFDAFRRDMGEWVAGGKVTLREDMVEGLENAPTALMGMLEGRNFGKLVVHVADS, from the coding sequence ATGTCTCGAAGTGATGCCGTCAATCGACGTGTCGTCCTCGCCGCCCGCCCGCGAGGCGCCCCCACGCCCCAGGACTTCCGGCTGGAGGAGGTCGCCATTCCCAAGCCGGGCGAGGGACAGGTGTTGTTGCGCACGCTGTACCTCTCGTTGGACCCGTACATGCGCAACGTGATGAACGAGGTCCCGCCGGTCTACGCGCCCTCGGTGGCGCTGGGCGCGCCGATGGTGGGCGGCACGGTGAGCCGCGTCGTCGCCTCCCGGCATCCGCGCTTGCGCGAGGGGGACCTGGTGCTCGGCGGCGCGGGCTGGCAGGACTATGCGTTGTCGGATGGGCAGGAGCTGTTCCCACTGGGGGAGATGGCGCGGCCGTCAATGGCGCTGGGGGTGCTCGGAATGCCCGGGTTCACCGCCTACGTCGCCATGGCCGACATCGGCCAGCCCGCGGCGGGGGAGACCGTCGTCGTGGCCGCCGCGACGGGCCCGGTGGGCGCGGTGGCGGGGCAGCTCGCCCGGCTCCGGGGCGCGCGGGTGGTGGGCATCGCGGGTGGGGCCGACAAGTGCCGCCACGCCGTCGAGGAGCTCGGCTTCGACGTCTGCCTCGACCGCAAGGAGCCCCGGTTCGCCGAGCGGCTCGCCGCCGCCTGCCCGAAGGGCATCGACGTGTACTTCGAGAACGTGGGGGGAGAGGTCTTCGAGGCGGTCCTGCCGTTGCTCAACGTCGGCGCGCGCGTGCCGGTGGTGGGCCTGATTGCCCACTACAACGACAGGACGCCGCCGCCCGGGCCCAACCTGCTGCCGAGTCTCATGAAGAGCGTGCTGGAGAAGCGCATCCGCGTGCAGGGCATGGTCATCCTCGACCATTATGGCGACCGCTTCGACGCCTTCCGCCGCGACATGGGCGAGTGGGTGGCCGGGGGCAAGGTGACGCTGCGCGAGGACATGGTCGAGGGGCTGGAGAACGCCCCCACGGCCCTCATGGGGATGCTCGAGGGCCGCAACTTCGGCAAGCTCGTGGTGCACGTCGCGGACAGCTGA
- a CDS encoding TetR/AcrR family transcriptional regulator, translating to MSAPAAASTDVRQHILDAAHPLLSSRGFTAVGLAEILAVAGVPKGSFYHYFGSKEAFGEAVLEDYFTGYLARMDALLARPGTAARRLLGYFDDWRESQLDDTARGRCLVVKLGAEVCDLSESMRAALERGTRGTIERLARCLEAGGADGSWPVIPDAQEVAASLYQSWLGAGLLARIQRDRAPLDSAMAGTRLLLGLKPDA from the coding sequence ATGAGCGCTCCCGCCGCCGCGTCCACCGATGTCCGTCAGCACATCCTGGATGCGGCCCATCCGCTGTTGTCGAGCAGGGGGTTCACCGCCGTCGGCCTGGCCGAAATCCTGGCGGTGGCGGGAGTGCCGAAGGGCTCTTTCTATCACTACTTCGGCTCGAAGGAGGCCTTCGGCGAGGCGGTGCTGGAGGACTACTTCACGGGCTACCTGGCGCGCATGGACGCGCTGTTGGCGCGGCCCGGCACGGCGGCGCGGCGGCTGCTCGGCTATTTCGACGACTGGCGCGAATCGCAGCTCGACGACACGGCGCGCGGCCGGTGCCTCGTCGTCAAGCTCGGCGCGGAGGTGTGTGACCTCTCCGAGAGCATGCGCGCGGCGTTGGAGCGGGGCACCCGGGGCACCATCGAGCGGCTGGCGCGCTGTCTCGAGGCGGGTGGTGCGGATGGCTCGTGGCCGGTCATCCCGGATGCGCAGGAGGTCGCGGCCTCGCTCTACCAGAGCTGGCTGGGGGCTGGCCTGCTGGCCCGCATCCAGCGCGACCGCGCGCCGCTCGACTCGGCCATGGCGGGCACGCGGTTGCTGCTCGGGTTGAAGCCAGACGCCTGA
- a CDS encoding zinc-dependent alcohol dehydrogenase, translating into MKAVVFHGIGDIRLEDVAEPRIEQPTDAIVKLSASAICGTDLHMIRGTMPGMRPGTILGHEGVGYIEALGDDVRNFNVGDHVVVPSSIACGNCVYCRAGYHAQCDVANPNGPRAGTAFFGGPEMTGPFHGMQAEKVRVPFANAGLVRIPEGVSDEQAILVSDIFPTGYFGAELAEIKPGDTVAVFGCGPVGLFAIVSAKLFGAGRVFAIDCHADRLELARSQGAEVIDFDEENPVETLLRLTNGIGVDRAIDAVGVDSMHAHAGPAAKQAAQEKAEFKREVKEAAPKTNPKGDNWVPGDAPAQALTWAVESLAKAGTLSIIGVYPQQVRTFPIGMAMNKNLTLKMGNCNHRKYIPKLLELVRTGEVDPTAILSHVEPMGSAIDAYRQFDLRKPGWVKVELEPAQLQ; encoded by the coding sequence ATGAAGGCGGTCGTATTCCACGGGATTGGAGACATCCGGCTGGAGGACGTGGCGGAGCCGCGCATCGAGCAACCGACGGACGCCATCGTCAAGCTGTCGGCCAGCGCCATCTGCGGCACGGACCTGCACATGATTCGCGGGACGATGCCGGGCATGAGGCCGGGCACCATCCTCGGGCACGAAGGCGTGGGCTACATCGAGGCGCTCGGGGACGACGTGCGCAACTTCAACGTCGGAGACCACGTCGTCGTGCCCTCCAGCATCGCCTGCGGCAACTGCGTCTACTGTCGCGCCGGCTACCATGCGCAGTGCGACGTGGCCAACCCCAACGGCCCACGCGCGGGCACGGCCTTCTTCGGCGGCCCGGAGATGACGGGGCCCTTCCACGGCATGCAGGCGGAGAAGGTGCGCGTGCCGTTCGCGAACGCGGGGCTGGTGCGGATTCCGGAGGGCGTCTCCGACGAGCAGGCCATCCTCGTCTCCGACATCTTCCCCACGGGCTACTTCGGCGCGGAGCTGGCGGAGATCAAGCCCGGGGACACGGTGGCGGTGTTCGGCTGCGGCCCGGTGGGGCTGTTCGCCATCGTCAGCGCGAAGCTCTTCGGAGCGGGCCGCGTCTTCGCCATCGACTGCCACGCGGACCGGCTGGAGCTGGCGCGCTCGCAGGGCGCGGAGGTCATCGACTTCGACGAGGAGAACCCCGTCGAGACGCTGCTGCGGCTGACGAACGGCATCGGCGTGGACCGCGCCATCGACGCGGTGGGCGTGGACTCCATGCACGCGCACGCGGGCCCGGCGGCGAAGCAGGCCGCGCAGGAGAAGGCGGAGTTCAAGCGCGAGGTGAAGGAGGCCGCCCCGAAGACGAACCCCAAGGGCGACAACTGGGTGCCCGGCGACGCGCCCGCCCAGGCGCTGACGTGGGCGGTGGAGTCGCTGGCCAAGGCGGGCACGCTGTCCATCATCGGCGTCTATCCCCAGCAGGTGCGCACGTTCCCCATCGGCATGGCGATGAACAAGAACCTCACGCTGAAGATGGGCAACTGCAACCACCGCAAGTACATCCCCAAGCTGCTGGAGCTGGTGCGCACCGGCGAGGTGGACCCCACGGCCATCCTGTCGCACGTGGAGCCCATGGGCAGCGCCATCGACGCCTACCGCCAGTTCGACCTGCGCAAGCCCGGCTGGGTGAAGGTGGAGCTGGAGCCCGCGCAGCTCCAGTGA
- a CDS encoding S-adenosylmethionine:tRNA ribosyltransferase-isomerase: protein MKPATWPADHPEEGRLLAVEPRARRYADARLADLPTLLRAGDLLVLNDAATLPASLPGRTEAGERIELRLVAREPDDTWTAVLFGVGDWRKRTEDRPPPPALPVGARLTVGGLTVAVVEVLPPSPRLLRVAFSESGAALWSSLYQGGRPVQYAHLVAPLSLWHVQTGYGGRPWAVEPPSAGLPLTWSLLLALRRQGVRLASLTHAAGLSSTGDAALDAALPRPERSDIPASTVEVVNATRAVGGRVVAVGTTVVRALEGRAEMNGGRLVAGEALTDLLLGPGFVPRVVDGLLTGLHAPGSSHFALLQAFAPASLLKEVAAHAEARGYLGHEFGDSCLLLDA from the coding sequence ATGAAGCCCGCGACCTGGCCCGCGGACCACCCGGAGGAGGGGCGCCTGTTGGCCGTGGAGCCTCGCGCCCGCCGCTACGCCGACGCCCGCCTGGCGGACCTGCCCACGCTGCTGCGCGCGGGAGACCTGCTCGTCCTCAACGACGCGGCCACGCTGCCCGCCTCGCTGCCGGGGCGCACGGAGGCGGGGGAGCGCATCGAGCTGCGCCTCGTCGCGCGAGAGCCGGACGACACCTGGACGGCGGTCCTCTTCGGCGTGGGGGACTGGCGCAAGCGCACCGAGGACCGGCCGCCCCCGCCCGCGCTGCCGGTGGGCGCGCGCCTCACGGTGGGCGGCCTGACGGTGGCGGTGGTGGAGGTGCTGCCGCCGTCGCCGCGCCTGCTGCGCGTCGCCTTCTCCGAGTCCGGGGCCGCGCTGTGGTCCTCGCTCTACCAGGGCGGGCGTCCGGTGCAGTACGCGCACCTGGTGGCGCCGCTGTCGTTGTGGCACGTGCAGACGGGCTATGGCGGGAGGCCCTGGGCCGTGGAGCCTCCGTCCGCAGGGCTGCCGCTCACCTGGAGCCTGCTGCTCGCCCTGCGGCGCCAGGGCGTCCGGCTGGCCTCGCTCACCCACGCGGCGGGGCTGTCCTCCACGGGGGACGCGGCGCTCGACGCGGCGCTGCCCCGGCCGGAGCGCTCCGACATCCCGGCGTCCACGGTGGAGGTGGTGAACGCGACGCGCGCGGTGGGGGGACGGGTGGTGGCCGTGGGCACCACGGTGGTGCGCGCGCTGGAGGGGCGCGCGGAGATGAACGGCGGCCGGCTGGTGGCGGGCGAGGCGCTGACGGACCTGCTGTTGGGGCCGGGCTTCGTCCCTCGCGTCGTCGACGGCCTGCTGACGGGCCTGCACGCGCCGGGCAGCAGCCACTTCGCGCTGCTCCAGGCCTTCGCGCCGGCGTCCCTGTTGAAGGAGGTGGCCGCGCACGCGGAGGCGCGCGGCTACCTGGGGCACGAGTTCGGTGACTCGTGCCTGCTGCTGGACGCGTGA
- a CDS encoding SDR family NAD(P)-dependent oxidoreductase, translating to MRLVGRSVLVTGASRGLGQALMVRFARAGARVVGVARHAREMEAAVEPLRAEGLPVHALAYDVGEKEDVYPLVGAATSLVGPLDVLVHNASTLGPTPMPLLLDLACEDLQRSLEVNVVGPFRLSKAVVGNMVVRGQGGLVLHITSDAAVSAYPRWGAYSLGKGALDHLARLWAAELEGTGVRFLSVDPGEMDTRMYRDAVPGADYAALARPDAVAARILRWLEDGADALPSGARVAAAKLEAA from the coding sequence ATGAGACTGGTTGGAAGGTCCGTCCTGGTGACGGGCGCGAGCCGGGGCCTGGGCCAGGCGCTGATGGTCCGCTTCGCCCGGGCCGGCGCGCGAGTGGTCGGCGTGGCCCGCCACGCCCGGGAGATGGAGGCCGCCGTCGAACCCCTGCGCGCCGAGGGCCTGCCGGTGCACGCGCTGGCCTACGACGTCGGCGAGAAGGAGGACGTCTACCCGCTGGTGGGCGCGGCCACGTCGCTGGTGGGGCCGCTGGACGTCCTGGTCCACAACGCCAGCACCCTGGGGCCCACGCCCATGCCGCTGCTGCTGGACCTGGCGTGCGAGGACCTCCAGCGCTCGCTGGAGGTCAACGTGGTGGGGCCGTTCCGGCTGTCCAAGGCCGTGGTCGGCAACATGGTGGTGCGAGGGCAGGGCGGGCTGGTGCTGCACATCACGTCGGACGCGGCGGTGTCCGCCTATCCGCGCTGGGGCGCGTACAGCCTGGGCAAGGGGGCGCTGGACCACCTGGCGCGCTTGTGGGCCGCGGAGCTGGAGGGCACCGGCGTGCGCTTCCTCTCCGTGGACCCGGGGGAGATGGACACGCGGATGTACCGGGACGCGGTGCCCGGCGCCGACTACGCCGCGCTGGCCCGGCCGGACGCGGTGGCGGCCCGAATCCTCCGGTGGCTGGAGGACGGCGCGGACGCGCTGCCCTCCGGAGCGCGGGTGGCAGCCGCGAAGCTGGAGGCCGCATGA